One genomic region from Nostoc sphaeroides encodes:
- a CDS encoding chromophore lyase CpcT/CpeT: MTHSTDIATLARWMAADFSNQEQAFENPPFYAHIRVCIRPLPLELFSGVSLFLEQAYDFMLNQPYRMRVMKLIPAENHIAIEHYTVKEEQKFYGASREPERLKELSVDQLEKMPGCNMIVEWTGNSFKGRVEPGKCCIVVRDGKNTYLDNEFEIDAKEFFSLDRGRDLDTDERLWGSIAGPFHFLRWGSFADEVKV; the protein is encoded by the coding sequence GTGACTCATTCTACTGATATTGCCACTTTAGCGCGGTGGATGGCAGCTGACTTTAGCAATCAAGAACAAGCTTTTGAAAATCCGCCTTTTTATGCCCACATTCGCGTGTGTATCCGTCCCCTTCCGTTGGAACTGTTCTCAGGAGTAAGTTTGTTTCTCGAACAAGCTTATGATTTTATGCTCAATCAACCCTACCGGATGCGGGTAATGAAGTTGATTCCGGCAGAAAACCACATTGCTATTGAACACTACACCGTTAAAGAAGAACAAAAATTTTACGGTGCATCTCGTGAACCCGAACGCCTCAAAGAGTTGTCTGTTGACCAATTAGAAAAAATGCCAGGTTGCAACATGATTGTAGAGTGGACAGGTAATAGCTTTAAAGGCAGAGTTGAACCTGGAAAATGCTGCATTGTGGTTCGTGACGGCAAAAATACTTATCTGGATAACGAATTTGAGATTGACGCTAAAGAATTTTTCAGCCTCGATCGCGGAAGAGATTTAGACACCGATGAACGTCTCTGGGGTTCTATCGCCGGCCCATTTCACTTTCTTCGATGGGGTAGTTTTGCCGATGAAGTCAAGGTGTAA